Proteins from a genomic interval of Diospyros lotus cultivar Yz01 chromosome 6, ASM1463336v1, whole genome shotgun sequence:
- the LOC127804587 gene encoding disease resistance protein RUN1-like yields MGASSSSTCSSFTATAKRAKYDLFVSFRGEDIGDNFRSHFCNALSPENVYFFVDDKLKRGDEIWPVLSTAIEESRISVVIFSKDHASSKWCLIELVKILECKKTNKQIVIPVFYQVDPSDVLL; encoded by the coding sequence ATGGGCGCTTCATCATCGTCAACTTGTTCATCTTTCACGGCCACCGCCAAGAGAGCAAAGTATGATCTCTTTGTTAGTTTCAGAGGTGAAGATATCGGAGACAATTTTAGAAGTCATTTTTGTAACGCTTTGTCTCCTGAAAACGTTTACTTCTTCGTTGATGACAAACTTAAGAGAGGTGATGAAATCTGGCCAGTGCTTTCAACAGCAATTGAAGAATCAAGGATTTCAGTAGTCATTTTTTCCAAGGACCATGCTTCATCGAAATGGTGCTTGATTGAACTtgtaaaaattcttgaatgtaAGAAGACAAATAAGCAAATTGTTATACCTGTCTTCTATCAAGTAGATCCATCTGATGTACTGTTGTAa